From the genome of Halomonas sp. MCCC 1A13316, one region includes:
- a CDS encoding CoA-acylating methylmalonate-semialdehyde dehydrogenase, whose amino-acid sequence MTTLGHLINGARINSEGRTQDIFNPSTGEVGGQVSLASKATVEEAVAAAQAAYPAWRNTPPAKRARVMFRFKQLLEEHTDEICRLIGQEHGKIVHDAQGELQRGIENVEYACGVPELLKGEHSKNVGPGIDSWSEFQPLGVVAGITPFNFPAMVPLWMYPMAIACGNTFVLKPSERDPSSTLFIAELALEAGLPAGVLNVVNGDKEAVDALLDDPRVQAVSFVGSTPIAEYIYGRASANGKRCQALGGAKNHAIVMPDADMDNVVNSLTGAAFGSSGERCMALSVAVAVGDEAADALIAKMQEQMQSLKVGSFADAGNDFGPVITKAHQEKVCGYIDSAEAQGAEIVVDGRGVQVPGFENGFYVGGTLIDRVSPEMTCYQEEIFGPVLLVVRAGSMQEAMKLIDDHEYGNGTCIYTRDGEAARYFSDNIQVGMVGINVPLPVPVSYHSFGGWKRSLFGDLSAYGPDAVRFYTKRKTITQRWPSAGVREGAQFSFPS is encoded by the coding sequence ATGACCACGCTCGGCCATCTGATCAACGGCGCGCGCATCAACAGCGAAGGGCGCACCCAGGATATCTTCAATCCCTCCACCGGCGAGGTCGGTGGCCAGGTCAGCCTGGCCAGCAAGGCCACCGTCGAGGAAGCCGTCGCCGCTGCCCAGGCCGCCTACCCGGCCTGGCGCAACACCCCGCCGGCCAAGCGTGCCCGCGTCATGTTCCGCTTCAAGCAGTTGCTGGAAGAGCATACCGACGAGATCTGCCGACTGATTGGCCAGGAGCACGGCAAGATCGTGCACGATGCCCAGGGCGAACTGCAGCGCGGCATCGAGAACGTGGAGTATGCCTGCGGCGTGCCGGAACTGCTCAAGGGTGAGCACAGCAAGAACGTCGGCCCGGGCATCGATTCGTGGAGCGAGTTCCAGCCGCTGGGCGTAGTCGCCGGCATTACGCCTTTCAACTTCCCGGCCATGGTCCCGCTGTGGATGTACCCGATGGCTATTGCCTGCGGCAATACCTTCGTGCTCAAGCCCTCCGAGCGCGACCCGAGCTCGACGCTGTTCATCGCCGAGCTGGCGCTGGAAGCGGGCCTGCCCGCCGGCGTGCTGAACGTCGTCAACGGCGACAAGGAAGCCGTCGACGCCCTGCTCGACGATCCGCGCGTGCAGGCCGTCAGCTTCGTCGGCTCAACTCCAATCGCCGAGTACATCTACGGCCGCGCCAGCGCCAACGGCAAGCGTTGCCAGGCCCTCGGCGGCGCCAAGAATCACGCCATCGTGATGCCCGATGCCGACATGGACAACGTCGTCAACTCGCTGACCGGGGCCGCATTCGGCTCGTCGGGCGAACGCTGCATGGCGCTGTCCGTAGCCGTCGCCGTAGGCGATGAGGCCGCCGATGCCCTGATCGCCAAGATGCAGGAGCAGATGCAGAGCCTCAAGGTCGGCTCTTTCGCCGATGCCGGCAACGATTTTGGCCCGGTGATCACCAAGGCTCACCAGGAGAAGGTCTGCGGCTACATCGACAGCGCCGAGGCCCAGGGTGCAGAGATCGTGGTCGACGGTCGCGGGGTGCAGGTGCCGGGCTTTGAAAATGGCTTCTATGTAGGTGGCACCCTGATCGACCGCGTGTCCCCCGAGATGACCTGCTATCAGGAGGAAATCTTCGGACCGGTGCTGCTGGTGGTACGCGCGGGCTCCATGCAGGAAGCCATGAAACTGATCGACGATCACGAGTACGGCAACGGCACTTGCATCTATACCCGCGACGGTGAGGCCGCCCGCTACTTCAGCGACAACATCCAGGTCGGCATGGTCGGCATCAACGTACCGCTCCCGGTACCGGTCTCCTACCATAGCTTTGGTGGCTGGAAGCGCTCGCTGTTCGGCGACCTGAGCGCCTACGGCCCGGATGCCGTGCGCTTCTACACCAAGCGCAAGACTATCACCCAGCGTTGGCCGTCGGCCGGGGTCCGCGAAGGCGCGCAGTTCTCCTTCCCCTCCTGA
- the hglS gene encoding 2-oxoadipate dioxygenase/decarboxylase HglS → MPVSRFLSSDDIRERFAQAMSAMYQAEVPQYGTLLELVERVNRETLEADPALAERLAAHGELERLDAERHGAIRVGTAEELAMLRRLFAVMGMVPVGYYDLSAAGVPVHATAFRPIDETALARNPFRVFTSLLRLELIESQALRERATAILARRDIFTEGCRESIALHEAQGGLDEEQSERFIAEALETFRWHREATVDLETYEALNAEHRLIADVVCFRGPHINHLTPRTLNIDEAQRRMPDAGMNPKAVIEGPPRRACPILLRQTSFKALEEGIRFAGERQGTHTARFGEIEQRGMALTARGRELYDRLLGDARRRTAGLDNEAHQRVLGETFADFPNDEKTLRREGLAFFNYRLSEAGGTGGCVESASLEELLERGLVSARPLTYEDFLPVSAAGIFQSNLGGENGGNYTGSANREAFEQALGAPVADELALYAERERVSRERVLKALSAE, encoded by the coding sequence GTGCCCGTATCCCGTTTTCTATCTTCCGACGACATTCGTGAGCGTTTTGCCCAGGCCATGTCGGCCATGTACCAGGCCGAGGTGCCCCAGTACGGGACCCTGCTCGAACTGGTCGAACGCGTTAACCGGGAAACCCTGGAGGCCGACCCCGCGCTGGCTGAGCGCCTGGCAGCTCATGGCGAGCTGGAACGCCTCGATGCCGAGCGCCATGGCGCTATCCGCGTGGGAACGGCCGAGGAGTTGGCTATGCTGCGCCGGCTGTTCGCGGTCATGGGCATGGTTCCGGTGGGCTACTACGACCTTTCCGCAGCCGGGGTACCGGTACACGCCACTGCCTTCCGACCCATCGACGAGACGGCGCTGGCCCGTAACCCTTTCCGGGTCTTCACCTCGCTGCTGCGCCTCGAGCTGATCGAGAGCCAGGCATTGCGGGAGCGTGCCACTGCGATTCTGGCTCGGCGCGACATCTTCACCGAGGGCTGCCGTGAGTCGATCGCACTGCATGAAGCACAGGGCGGGCTTGATGAGGAGCAGAGCGAACGCTTCATCGCCGAGGCTCTAGAGACCTTCCGCTGGCATCGCGAGGCCACGGTGGACCTGGAAACCTACGAGGCGTTGAATGCCGAGCATCGCCTGATCGCCGACGTAGTCTGCTTTCGCGGACCGCATATCAACCACCTGACGCCGCGCACGCTGAATATCGACGAGGCGCAGCGACGCATGCCCGATGCCGGCATGAATCCCAAGGCGGTAATCGAGGGGCCGCCCCGTCGCGCCTGTCCGATCCTGCTGCGCCAGACCAGCTTCAAGGCCCTGGAGGAGGGGATTCGCTTCGCCGGCGAGCGGCAGGGCACTCATACAGCTCGCTTCGGCGAGATCGAGCAGCGCGGCATGGCGCTGACCGCCAGGGGACGTGAGCTTTACGACAGGTTGCTTGGCGATGCCCGACGCCGTACTGCCGGCCTCGACAACGAGGCGCATCAGCGCGTGCTCGGAGAGACCTTCGCCGACTTTCCCAATGACGAGAAGACCCTGCGGCGAGAGGGGCTGGCATTCTTCAACTACCGTCTCAGCGAAGCCGGCGGAACCGGCGGATGCGTGGAGAGCGCTAGCCTGGAGGAGTTGCTCGAGCGTGGCCTGGTCTCGGCCCGGCCGCTTACCTATGAGGACTTCCTGCCGGTGAGTGCGGCCGGAATCTTCCAATCGAACCTGGGTGGTGAAAACGGCGGCAACTATACCGGCAGTGCCAATCGCGAAGCCTTCGAGCAGGCTCTGGGGGCACCTGTCGCCGACGAACTGGCGTTGTATGCCGAGCGTGAGCGGGTTTCTCGCGAAAGGGTATTGAAGGCACTGTCAGCAGAATAG